Within the Verrucomicrobiota bacterium genome, the region GCTTTCCAATCACGCTTCTTTCCAGAAATGCAGACAAGAAAACTGATTAGGCCGCCGAAGAAGAACCACCAGGGCCAGGCAATAGTGATCGCATGACCGAACACCGGTTTGCTCCAGTGTGGAAGGATGTAGGGCTGAAAGGAAAGAACTACCAATGCTCCAGCCCAAAGGGAACGAACAGCGGAGGTTTCATTCCCCCGTTTCGTTAATATAGCCGCCATGAAAACCCCGAACAATCCGGAGTATGCAAAAGTCAGCACTCCCAGAGAAAAATCGATCAGGCCTTGCCCGCCAGCTTTTTGAAGAAAAACAGCCAATGCGGCAAACAGGGTCAACCCACCACCCATCCAGTAAACCGTCTGGCGGGATTGCAGCAGCGACAGAGCCTTTTCTTCGATCGAACTATCTTTACCCAGTTCCTTTTGCTTTCTAAGATTTCCCTGAATGGTACTGGCCATCGCGTTGGCCGCCGAATCGAAACTACTCATCGAGGCGGCCAACATACCTGCAACCGCCAGTCCTACAATTCCAGGAGGCAGATGTGTCAGAATGTACTGGGGAAAGACATTCTTGGAATCGGTTACCAGGTCCGCTGGCATCGACGCCCCCATGAGGTCGGGACGCGTATAGAACAAATAGAGTAACAAACCTATGATAAGGAACAGAATCACAATGGGTAGCGAGATCGCCCGGGACAGAATCATTGACCAGGTCGCCTTCCCGGCCGATTTACAGGTCATCATTCGTTGCACCATGTCCTGATCACAGCCATACTGGGCGATATTCATGAGCATATAGGCAATGAGTCCCGTCCACACCGTATACGTCACCGAAAGATCAAACTCGGAATTCCACCACTTCAGCTTATTGCCCTCCGGCGCAGATTGCAGGGCTTCGACTATTCCCGGAATACCAAGTGGGACCTGAGCCACCAGAAAACAGATACATAGTAATGCTGCTCCAGTGAGTATCACCACCTGAACCACATCCGTCCAGATGACGGCGTGGATGCCGCCTGCTGCCGTGTAAATCGTGGCGATTACACCAAGGATGACGATAGAGAATAAAAGATAGCTTGTATCCGAAGAGCCGAAAAGCATGAGCGAAACAACGATGGAAGCGATAAAGTGCCTGGCTCCCTGCGCCAGTAATACACCAACAAGAAAAAACCAGGAGCTCGCCACTTCTGCTCGGGGACCAAAGCGTCCGCGAAGATAGCCGTAAATAGTTAGGGTGTTGGCGCGGTAGAGGACTGGCACCACCAGAACGGCGGCCACAATACCACCAATAGTACTTCCAATCGGAATCAGTAAGAAAGTCAGGTCACCTTTAAATGTCACTTGCGGCAACCCGACAAAACTACCCGCACTCAAAGAGGTTGCCACAATGGAAATAGTAACCGCCCACCAAGGCATGTTTCTGTTACCCAGAAAGAAGGAATGCTCGTCGTCTTGCTTGCTCGAAAGGTAAAAACCCATCGCAAGTACGGCACCTAAGTAACCTACTAAAATTGTCCAATCAATCCAGGTCATTGATAATTAGGTGTTCATTCAGGGCTAGAGTCCGTTACAGTTCTAGATGGTATGATTCGACTACCTTCCAGTACCGGGTGCAAGCTACGAACGGCTATCCCGCTCTCGGGACTTACATTTCACCAGACAAAAGGGCATGTATGTTTATTAGACCAATTACCTTTTACCATGGAACTCCAACCGGAAAGCCGGATCAGAGTATCCCCTTTCTCCTGTTAAGGGAAGGATGTGCTTTTTCTCATCGCCATAATGGGACTATCTGATTTTTACTTCTTCCCAGAAACGCCTTCCTTGTCACTCACCTATGAAACTCCAATATTCCTGTATTACTTGCATCGTATGCCTGTCACTCTCTTTGTCTGCCGTATCCGAATGGCCAAATTGGCGGGGGCCTGATGGAACCGGGGGAGAAAAACGGGGTCACGTCTTGGATATTGACACGAAGGCGGTAAAGTGGACGACCGGACGGTCCTGGTTGTTTTGAATTCTTTGTTTAATCGCATCCGAAGATAAGCAACTTAGTTGGCGATTTTCCCCAATCTTGATGAAGTATCCTGTCCACGAAAAACATTTCTCTAATTCCTAAAACTGACTTCCACGGGAAAAACAAGGACTGACCGGAATGTCACTAAGTTAAGCAATTTCTTCAATTTGTAAGAGTGGCTTTATGCCGCGATGCTGTCAGTAAAATCGCGGCATATAGCCGCTTACAGCTAAACAATTGTTTCCAATACATCCTTAACTTAGTGCCATTCAGGACCGACAGGATTTCTGTTTTACCAGAATATCGTGATCGATTCGTTGATCAGGATTACACTCAGAAAGATACCGAGCATGGTTACCATCGAAAAACCGCATAGTCGGATAAGAACAAAAGCCATAACCCCTGCATACCAGCCAAGGCATAGCCCGATAAAAGTGAGTAACATCAAAATAAGCACGACCTTGAGGACCGGTAGGGAAGCAGACATAATCCGGGCAATATGTATTGCCCACTTCGACTCCAAATCACCATCCAACCAATCCTGGAATTGATGGTAGTTTTGTTGAAGAGTAGCCATGTTTACCAATTCTGTCCCTTATTAATCTGAAAGGCTTTCCGTGCTTATTTCTTATTTGACCAGGCTTCCAACCTGACGCCATCCCATGTCTTGACGCCTGCCGTGGAAGATGACCCATGAGCACCGGCAAAGAACAGAATATGCCTGGAGTCACTTCTCCTCGCTTTTTGGGAACACGCCTCTGAGAAGACCAGTGATAGCGTAAGAGAAAGAACCTTGTTCATACCGGGATATTGCAGGACACCGGATGACCTGTCCAGAGCACTAGCTGTGATTTCGTTTCTTTCTTCGATCCACTCGGCTGCCAATGCGGTGCAACCATTCAAAACCCAGGTTGAACAGCAGAACTCCGCCCATTGCAGCAGAAGCTCCCAGGATACCGAGACGGGACCACTCGTTCTGGACAGTCCAGAAAAACT harbors:
- a CDS encoding sodium:solute symporter; the encoded protein is MTWIDWTILVGYLGAVLAMGFYLSSKQDDEHSFFLGNRNMPWWAVTISIVATSLSAGSFVGLPQVTFKGDLTFLLIPIGSTIGGIVAAVLVVPVLYRANTLTIYGYLRGRFGPRAEVASSWFFLVGVLLAQGARHFIASIVVSLMLFGSSDTSYLLFSIVILGVIATIYTAAGGIHAVIWTDVVQVVILTGAALLCICFLVAQVPLGIPGIVEALQSAPEGNKLKWWNSEFDLSVTYTVWTGLIAYMLMNIAQYGCDQDMVQRMMTCKSAGKATWSMILSRAISLPIVILFLIIGLLLYLFYTRPDLMGASMPADLVTDSKNVFPQYILTHLPPGIVGLAVAGMLAASMSSFDSAANAMASTIQGNLRKQKELGKDSSIEEKALSLLQSRQTVYWMGGGLTLFAALAVFLQKAGGQGLIDFSLGVLTFAYSGLFGVFMAAILTKRGNETSAVRSLWAGALVVLSFQPYILPHWSKPVFGHAITIAWPWWFFFGGLISFLVCISGKKRDWKAEPATTEIS